In one Desulfomicrobium macestii genomic region, the following are encoded:
- a CDS encoding ferredoxin produces the protein MTIVIDHEECIGCESCVELCPEVFAMIDGEEKAMVTAPDSTAECAQDAIDACPVEAISKE, from the coding sequence ATGACCATAGTGATCGACCACGAAGAATGCATCGGCTGCGAAAGTTGTGTGGAACTTTGTCCTGAAGTTTTTGCCATGATCGACGGCGAAGAAAAAGCCATGGTCACGGCCCCGGACTCCACAGCCGAATGCGCCCAGGACGCCATCGACGCCTGTCCGGTGGAAGCCATAAGCAAGGAATAA
- a CDS encoding CotH family protein — MPRSLRRLSVLLLVLCGLILVYFGLRLHHWGEERSWRIAVLRDDLGSSRKSSLLAKQGLPVTIPRQKQDASALIAAARKDALPLADSAMRVVAIRVADEDLHDPETGLKAHSRERGRNWERPAGVVVMQNGRELLAAPAGIRLQGNRDTRDMLHCFRLYFRNSYGQKSVPGAAFLDGSEMKIRKVVTRTEKNLIPGFVNMLAFDVARRIGSITPDYAPILLCRNGENLGLGLASEHVNRTHWERKLGHEDFAFYMLESENSVLDTARYKALRLRVDPFFGLWDYDRVSGILDMSDFMNAMTTFAFLQWQDWNQGAFLLDETEPAPRWRSVLWDADLAFAGLRANGIPANRAGWKNFRDAHGMRASVFKGMWDSSPRFREEMLWRLTWSINHRLSREWLTERVDHYARLEKETGIECFDEELALSYLLERRALLMAESVADLKAPEVVACQVQSPEPVLIDGQDTPGEYEGLYFQGQKVTLEPRPDRDFSHWILDGRKILQRRLELALEHDTRIRAVFLPSQPGS, encoded by the coding sequence ATGCCAAGGTCTCTGCGACGCCTTTCGGTCCTGCTGCTGGTCCTCTGCGGCCTGATTCTGGTCTACTTCGGACTGCGCCTGCACCATTGGGGAGAGGAGCGCTCCTGGCGCATCGCCGTGCTCAGGGACGATCTGGGCAGTTCGCGCAAGTCGTCCCTGCTCGCCAAGCAGGGTCTCCCCGTAACCATCCCAAGACAAAAACAGGATGCCTCGGCCCTGATCGCCGCGGCCCGAAAAGACGCACTTCCCTTGGCCGATTCCGCCATGCGGGTGGTGGCCATTCGCGTCGCGGACGAAGATCTCCATGATCCGGAAACCGGGCTCAAGGCCCACAGCCGCGAACGCGGACGGAACTGGGAGCGCCCGGCAGGAGTCGTGGTCATGCAAAACGGACGGGAGCTCCTGGCCGCGCCCGCTGGAATCCGCCTGCAGGGCAATCGCGACACGCGCGACATGCTGCACTGTTTTCGCCTCTATTTTCGCAACAGCTACGGGCAGAAAAGTGTCCCCGGCGCGGCGTTCCTTGATGGTTCGGAAATGAAGATCCGCAAGGTGGTCACACGCACGGAAAAGAACCTGATCCCCGGCTTCGTGAATATGCTCGCCTTCGACGTGGCCCGGCGCATCGGATCGATCACGCCGGACTATGCTCCCATCCTGCTTTGCAGAAACGGCGAGAATCTCGGTCTGGGCCTGGCCAGCGAACACGTCAACCGCACCCACTGGGAGCGCAAGCTCGGACACGAGGACTTCGCCTTTTACATGCTCGAATCCGAAAACTCGGTCCTGGACACGGCCCGGTACAAAGCCCTGCGCCTGCGCGTCGACCCTTTCTTCGGCCTGTGGGACTATGACCGCGTGTCAGGCATACTGGACATGAGCGACTTCATGAATGCCATGACCACCTTTGCCTTTCTGCAATGGCAGGACTGGAATCAGGGAGCCTTTCTGCTGGACGAGACGGAGCCTGCCCCACGCTGGCGCAGCGTGCTATGGGATGCCGACCTGGCCTTTGCCGGGCTTCGTGCAAACGGAATTCCCGCCAACCGGGCAGGCTGGAAGAACTTCCGCGACGCCCACGGCATGCGGGCCTCTGTCTTCAAAGGGATGTGGGATTCGAGCCCGCGTTTCAGAGAAGAGATGCTGTGGCGGCTGACCTGGAGCATCAACCACCGCCTGAGCCGGGAATGGCTCACGGAGCGCGTCGATCACTATGCGCGGCTGGAAAAAGAGACCGGAATTGAATGCTTCGACGAAGAACTGGCGTTATCCTATCTGCTTGAGCGCCGCGCTCTCCTCATGGCCGAATCCGTGGCCGATCTGAAAGCGCCAGAGGTTGTTGCCTGCCAGGTGCAGAGCCCTGAACCGGTCCTGATCGATGGGCAGGATACGCCCGGGGAATATGAAGGGCTGTATTTTCAAGGGCAGAAGGTCACCCTGGAGCCGCGCCCGGACCGCGACTTTTCGCACTGGATCTTGGACGGCCGGAAAATCCTTCAGCGCCGCCTTGAGCTTGCCCTGGAACACGATACGCGGATCCGCGCCGTCTTCCTGCCCTCCCAGCCCGGGTCCTAG
- a CDS encoding DUF4956 domain-containing protein, translating into MNELIPSSVDFLANIYEALIKSGTSGHEEMANIGLTTFFILLLVSFFASLYISRLYVRFYRPRGTGSLAYRSFPLLGISVTAIFICVQFSLPLSLGLLGALSIVRFRTPIKEPEEVGFIMLTIATAISCATFNLLFLLILLAVSTFGLFLINWRGLPLAASEQGTILVNLPGSNAESSSTEFLPSVTGIAGVRVISVVETGEGAAVTLRFAKGSPDLLTRVRGHALTCAQGATVSMFNDQVSI; encoded by the coding sequence GTGAACGAACTCATCCCGAGCAGCGTGGATTTTCTGGCCAACATATACGAGGCGCTGATCAAATCAGGAACATCCGGTCATGAAGAGATGGCGAACATCGGCCTGACCACCTTCTTCATCCTGCTCCTGGTCTCCTTCTTCGCGTCCCTGTACATCTCGCGCCTCTATGTCCGCTTCTACCGGCCGCGCGGCACAGGGAGCCTCGCCTATCGCTCCTTTCCGCTTCTGGGCATTTCGGTCACGGCGATCTTCATCTGCGTACAGTTTTCCCTGCCCCTGTCGCTGGGCCTGCTTGGCGCGCTGTCCATCGTCCGTTTCCGTACGCCCATCAAGGAGCCCGAAGAAGTCGGATTCATCATGCTGACCATCGCCACCGCGATTTCCTGCGCGACCTTCAACCTCCTTTTCCTGCTCATCCTGCTGGCCGTTTCGACCTTCGGCCTGTTCCTCATCAATTGGCGCGGCCTGCCCCTGGCCGCCAGCGAACAGGGCACGATCCTGGTCAACCTGCCCGGAAGCAACGCCGAATCGTCCTCGACGGAATTCCTGCCCAGCGTCACCGGCATTGCCGGCGTACGGGTCATCTCCGTGGTTGAAACCGGCGAAGGCGCGGCAGTGACCCTGCGCTTCGCCAAGGGCAGTCCCGACCTGCTGACCCGCGTACGCGGACACGCCCTGACCTGCGCCCAAGGGGCCACCGTCTCCATGTTCAACGACCAGGTCAGCATCTGA
- a CDS encoding polyphosphate polymerase domain-containing protein, which produces MESRTEKKYVLDMAQALLARAIISAHCLPDPNFAAATVHSIYYDTLDLQFLTEKIDSTYFKAKVRLRWYGDWDFKPDNGPAVLEAKIKEGGLQRKVRIRVSRTGLELAGMSLGDPELAALPALLATKGVGLCASTRPVFVVSYRRMRFIDPMTGVRIALDQDIHASRHALSCPGPAGSPMLSFAVIETKGSLASLPQYLAPLMTMGLRPDSFSKYLHCYQSLMQHHI; this is translated from the coding sequence ATGGAATCACGCACCGAAAAAAAATATGTCCTCGACATGGCCCAGGCCCTTTTGGCCAGGGCCATCATCAGCGCGCACTGCCTGCCCGATCCAAATTTCGCTGCGGCCACGGTGCACAGCATCTATTACGACACCCTCGACCTGCAATTTCTGACTGAAAAGATCGACAGCACCTACTTCAAGGCCAAGGTCCGCCTGCGCTGGTACGGGGACTGGGATTTCAAGCCCGACAACGGGCCGGCCGTCCTCGAAGCCAAAATCAAGGAAGGCGGCCTGCAGCGCAAGGTGCGCATACGGGTCTCACGCACAGGACTGGAGCTCGCGGGGATGTCCCTGGGCGATCCTGAACTGGCGGCCCTACCCGCCCTGCTCGCCACGAAAGGCGTGGGGCTTTGCGCCTCGACCCGTCCTGTTTTTGTGGTCAGCTATCGCAGGATGCGCTTCATTGATCCCATGACCGGCGTCCGCATCGCCCTGGATCAGGACATCCACGCATCGCGTCACGCCCTGTCCTGTCCCGGCCCAGCAGGATCGCCGATGCTCTCTTTCGCCGTGATCGAAACGAAGGGAAGTCTCGCGAGCCTCCCTCAATATCTCGCGCCCCTCATGACCATGGGCCTGCGGCCCGATTCCTTTTCCAAATACCTGCACTGCTACCAGAGCCTGATGCAGCACCATATCTAA
- a CDS encoding DHA2 family efflux MFS transporter permease subunit — MAPARATGKWLITLSVMIPTLLEILDTSIANVALGHIQGSLSAGQDEVTWVLTSYLVANAIVIPMSGWLARIMGRKNYLMASVTLFTLASMLCGLAQSLEALVVFRIIQGIGGGGLQPMSQAILLETFPPRQRGLAMAIFAMGAVLGPILGPLLGGYITDNYSWIWIFYINVPLGILSLFMCWSFIFDPSYQERRVAGEKVDYLGLALLSVGLGCLQIVLDKGQGDDWFASQHIVILSILAAICLCALVWWELRHSNPIINLRTFRYPNFAAGNVVMFFGFFAFFGSIVLLPMYLQNLMGYTSYLAGLVLGPSGAIMLLLLPVAGKLTEKIDARFLLCFGLTVSGFSLLFMSNFTLQIDIDTAIHGRNIQAIGIAFFFVPLSYLTMAFIPRESMNNASALFNLLRNLGGSFGTAFVTTILARRAQVHQHHLVEHLTPYDPPFTQARDALEKFMGLDPVQAAGVIYSHVLKQAAYMAYVDVFYIQALFFFGLAVFMWIIKRPDHGTHMPEGMH, encoded by the coding sequence ATGGCTCCGGCGCGCGCCACGGGCAAGTGGCTCATCACCCTCAGCGTCATGATCCCGACGCTGCTGGAAATACTCGATACCTCCATCGCCAACGTGGCGCTGGGGCATATCCAGGGCTCCCTGTCCGCCGGTCAGGACGAGGTGACCTGGGTTCTGACCTCCTATCTGGTCGCCAACGCCATCGTCATTCCCATGAGCGGCTGGCTGGCCCGGATCATGGGGCGCAAGAACTACCTCATGGCCTCGGTGACCCTATTCACCCTGGCCTCCATGCTTTGCGGCCTGGCCCAGAGCCTTGAAGCACTGGTCGTGTTCCGGATCATCCAGGGCATCGGAGGCGGCGGCCTGCAGCCCATGTCCCAGGCCATCCTGCTTGAGACCTTTCCGCCCCGGCAGCGCGGGCTGGCCATGGCCATCTTCGCCATGGGCGCCGTCCTTGGCCCTATCCTGGGGCCGCTGCTTGGCGGGTACATCACGGACAATTATTCCTGGATCTGGATATTCTACATCAACGTGCCGCTGGGCATTCTGTCCCTTTTCATGTGCTGGTCCTTCATCTTCGACCCCTCCTATCAAGAGCGCCGCGTGGCCGGGGAAAAGGTGGACTATCTGGGCCTTGCGCTCCTGTCCGTGGGGCTTGGCTGCCTGCAGATCGTGCTCGACAAGGGGCAGGGAGACGACTGGTTCGCCTCGCAGCACATAGTGATACTGAGCATCCTGGCCGCGATCTGCCTGTGCGCGCTGGTGTGGTGGGAGCTTCGGCATTCCAACCCGATCATCAATCTGCGCACCTTCCGCTATCCCAATTTCGCGGCCGGCAACGTGGTCATGTTTTTCGGATTTTTCGCGTTTTTCGGGTCCATCGTGCTTTTGCCCATGTATCTGCAGAACCTGATGGGCTACACGTCCTATCTGGCAGGTCTGGTCCTTGGGCCAAGCGGAGCCATCATGCTCCTGCTCCTGCCCGTTGCGGGGAAACTCACGGAAAAGATCGACGCCCGTTTTCTGCTTTGTTTCGGACTGACGGTTTCGGGGTTTTCACTTCTGTTCATGTCCAATTTCACCCTGCAGATCGACATCGATACGGCCATTCACGGGCGTAACATCCAGGCCATCGGCATCGCCTTCTTCTTCGTGCCGCTGTCGTATCTGACCATGGCCTTCATCCCGCGCGAGAGCATGAACAACGCCTCGGCCCTCTTCAATCTGCTGCGCAATCTGGGCGGGTCCTTCGGCACGGCCTTCGTGACCACGATCCTGGCGCGCCGGGCCCAGGTGCACCAGCATCATCTGGTCGAACACCTGACGCCCTACGATCCACCGTTCACGCAGGCCCGCGACGCCCTGGAAAAATTCATGGGGCTCGATCCCGTGCAGGCCGCAGGAGTCATCTACAGCCATGTGCTCAAGCAGGCCGCATACATGGCCTACGTGGACGTCTTCTACATCCAGGCCCTGTTCTTCTTTGGATTGGCGGTGTTCATGTGGATCATCAAAAGGCCCGACCACGGCACGCACATGCCCGAAGGCATGCACTAG
- a CDS encoding motility protein A, translating to MEGKTILGLLLCALIFGAGFVISGDVGQYFNLSAFLIVFGGCLGTAIASFRMERLGYVGKVLRNSYRSRMKEPSAIVEILVDLSVKSRIRGLHTLVEDERETSIMFLRRALGFVVDNYSREQTTDILNTEMYFFKQRRDESERVLRVMADICPAIGLAGSVVGLIGMLSGVNDTGVVLATIPIALTSTLYGVILANFVFLPLAARIREVTDHELLLQKIIIEGVRAIQSELNPRVLEVKLKSFLTPSAREGQLVSLARIKERFQIREREEDAPRMAAPEEVGAAL from the coding sequence ATGGAAGGAAAAACGATTCTGGGCCTGCTGCTCTGCGCCCTGATTTTTGGAGCAGGTTTCGTGATCAGCGGTGATGTGGGACAGTATTTCAACCTGTCCGCGTTCCTGATCGTCTTCGGCGGCTGCCTGGGCACGGCCATCGCCAGCTTCCGGATGGAACGCCTCGGGTATGTGGGCAAGGTGCTGCGCAATTCCTACCGCTCGCGAATGAAGGAGCCGTCCGCCATAGTCGAGATATTGGTGGACCTGTCGGTCAAGAGCCGGATTCGCGGGCTGCACACCCTGGTCGAGGACGAGCGCGAGACCTCCATCATGTTTCTGCGGCGGGCCCTTGGTTTTGTGGTCGACAACTACTCCCGGGAGCAAACCACCGACATCCTGAACACGGAGATGTATTTCTTCAAGCAGCGCCGTGATGAATCCGAGCGCGTGCTGCGGGTCATGGCCGATATCTGTCCGGCCATCGGGCTGGCGGGCAGCGTGGTGGGGCTTATCGGCATGCTTTCCGGCGTGAATGACACGGGGGTTGTGCTGGCGACCATTCCCATTGCCCTGACTTCGACTCTTTACGGCGTCATCCTGGCCAATTTCGTCTTCCTGCCGCTGGCTGCGCGGATTCGCGAGGTCACGGACCACGAACTTCTGCTCCAGAAGATCATCATCGAGGGCGTGCGGGCCATTCAGAGCGAACTGAACCCCCGCGTGCTCGAAGTGAAGCTCAAATCCTTTCTCACCCCGTCGGCGCGAGAGGGGCAGCTTGTCTCCCTGGCACGCATTAAGGAACGCTTCCAGATCCGGGAGCGCGAAGAGGATGCCCCGCGCATGGCCGCGCCGGAGGAGGTTGGAGCCGCCCTGTGA
- a CDS encoding OmpA/MotB family protein: MREPTPEIMRDVSARLSRPGPGKRAMEGAAEPFGGINGVDGEHPGGNAFGQHFDIFAREQQLRPASWVICWSDLMMTMFIMFAALYIFQLPKIQYKSVSEFSVQALPLGTETIPPQALAGSILDRLHDRLRDLIARDGLQAVVMVQSVPGKSLHVVLPGDFLFEGSGTVLRGDVKKTLLDMGEILGSAPHVLSVVGHAAPDGAAVGAMGPWELSVAMASDVANFLMLDAGLSAGRMLVAGYGDQRPLVDGDGIRVGWRVELVLSSENPTEPLPTVSAPTGDGFRQWLAASKPGER, from the coding sequence ATGCGAGAACCAACACCTGAAATCATGCGCGACGTGTCGGCGCGGCTTTCCCGCCCCGGGCCTGGCAAGCGGGCCATGGAAGGCGCGGCAGAGCCCTTTGGCGGTATAAACGGCGTTGATGGAGAGCATCCCGGCGGGAACGCTTTTGGTCAACACTTTGACATTTTTGCCCGGGAGCAGCAGCTCCGGCCCGCCAGTTGGGTCATCTGCTGGTCGGATCTGATGATGACCATGTTCATCATGTTCGCCGCGCTCTACATCTTTCAACTGCCCAAAATTCAATATAAATCGGTTTCGGAATTCTCCGTGCAGGCCTTGCCGCTGGGGACCGAAACCATTCCGCCCCAGGCTTTGGCCGGATCGATTCTGGATCGTCTGCACGACCGCTTGCGTGATCTGATCGCGCGCGATGGCCTGCAAGCCGTGGTCATGGTGCAGTCGGTTCCGGGAAAATCACTGCATGTGGTGCTCCCGGGCGATTTTCTTTTTGAAGGAAGTGGCACCGTTCTGCGGGGCGATGTCAAAAAAACGCTGCTGGACATGGGCGAAATCCTGGGCAGCGCGCCGCATGTTCTGTCCGTGGTCGGCCATGCGGCGCCCGATGGTGCGGCGGTGGGGGCCATGGGCCCCTGGGAGCTGTCGGTGGCCATGGCCTCCGATGTGGCGAATTTCTTGATGCTGGACGCGGGTCTGTCCGCCGGGCGCATGCTCGTGGCCGGGTACGGGGATCAGCGCCCGTTGGTGGATGGTGACGGCATCCGCGTCGGCTGGCGCGTGGAATTGGTCTTGAGTTCGGAAAATCCGACGGAGCCTCTGCCCACGGTGAGTGCCCCGACCGGAGATGGGTTTCGGCAATGGCTTGCCGCATCGAAGCCGGGAGAGCGATGA
- a CDS encoding HlyD family secretion protein, with product MTPTPDTTPANGRAGRKRFVVLIVFILIVGIGVLQYVRGLGRVSTDDAFVDGRIYQITPRVDGYILQDLVEDNQLVEEGQPLLVLDPVGYEVGVAQARADLATAEAQLESLRKGVPLQKSQTEFQVLGARAQLDSLMRSLDQARLEEAAARQMVLQAEAELKNAELGFNRLFELRQGGVVAESALDEARSGLDSARARTAAARDKADAAERNRASLRENVARLQANIGLAQTGHEVASIKDLEVAAQEARVDLARAKVRKAELDLGYTRILAPAKGHVTKKRVQVGQIVTAGQPIMALVPLHQDQLWITANFKETQLARVRPGQRVDIEVDTFPDREFSGRVESVMAGTGAVFSLFPPENAMGNYVKVVQRIPVKIVLESANATDSLRLGMSVVPTIHLD from the coding sequence ATGACACCCACTCCGGATACCACTCCCGCCAATGGCCGTGCGGGGCGCAAGCGTTTCGTCGTATTGATCGTCTTCATCCTCATCGTCGGAATCGGCGTCCTGCAGTACGTGCGCGGTCTGGGACGGGTGTCCACGGACGACGCCTTTGTCGATGGCCGAATCTATCAGATAACGCCACGGGTGGACGGGTACATTTTGCAGGATCTGGTCGAGGACAACCAGCTCGTGGAGGAGGGGCAGCCGCTCCTGGTTCTCGACCCCGTCGGTTACGAGGTGGGCGTGGCCCAGGCGCGGGCCGATCTGGCCACGGCCGAGGCGCAACTGGAGTCCCTGCGCAAGGGCGTGCCCCTGCAGAAAAGCCAGACCGAATTCCAGGTCCTGGGCGCGCGGGCCCAACTCGACAGCTTGATGCGCAGCCTGGATCAGGCCCGCCTGGAAGAGGCCGCGGCCAGACAGATGGTGCTGCAGGCCGAGGCGGAGCTCAAGAATGCGGAGCTTGGTTTCAACCGTCTTTTCGAATTGCGCCAGGGCGGGGTCGTTGCCGAATCCGCTTTGGACGAAGCCCGCTCCGGGCTGGACAGCGCCCGCGCAAGGACTGCAGCCGCCCGAGACAAGGCGGATGCGGCGGAGCGCAATCGGGCCTCGCTGCGTGAAAATGTGGCGCGCCTTCAGGCCAACATCGGTCTGGCCCAGACCGGGCACGAGGTGGCTTCAATCAAGGATCTGGAGGTGGCGGCCCAGGAGGCGCGGGTGGACCTGGCCCGGGCAAAGGTGCGCAAGGCCGAGCTCGATCTGGGCTACACCCGCATCCTGGCTCCGGCAAAAGGGCATGTGACCAAGAAGCGGGTTCAGGTCGGGCAGATCGTGACAGCAGGGCAGCCCATCATGGCGCTTGTGCCCCTGCACCAGGACCAGCTCTGGATCACGGCCAATTTCAAGGAGACCCAACTGGCCCGGGTGCGGCCCGGACAGAGGGTCGATATCGAGGTGGACACTTTTCCCGACCGGGAGTTCTCAGGCCGGGTGGAGTCGGTCATGGCCGGTACGGGAGCGGTTTTTTCCCTCTTTCCCCCGGAGAACGCCATGGGCAACTACGTGAAGGTAGTGCAGCGCATTCCGGTCAAGATCGTTCTTGAATCGGCCAATGCGACGGACAGCCTGCGGCTGGGCATGAGCGTCGTCCCGACCATCCATCTGGACTAG